One genomic segment of Thermodesulfobacterium sp. TA1 includes these proteins:
- a CDS encoding FkbM family methyltransferase, translated as MVDMSFELFQRKIEDTDLIHYATVDFINPSKITKGASVTLGGVVVLKNSAPKSCELFLDVKTEKIKVNWGIESPKMRQMYPDSINSSHSRFKVNFIWPKGVDAVALILRLPDGISIPLIELCLDKPIEIKEITIEPNNRLIFDIGAYNGNDTAYYLAKGFRVVAVEANPELAKLLEERFFTHIKANRLILINKAIHYSQTVVEFIVNPERLEWSSASGASKAKTSKSYALKIPAIKLSDLITMIGERPYYIKIDIEGGEHDALMSLREIPKDYLPNYISIELNPKLWDNIEILYELGYRRFQLVRQGKPFLPAPRWPSQEGLDFRCVFGYDMSGPFGLDLPENKWVGLADIIRQIIEAQKNMADRVSKGERPGWYDLHCSF; from the coding sequence ATGGTAGATATGAGCTTTGAACTTTTTCAAAGGAAAATAGAAGATACTGATTTGATACACTATGCTACTGTGGATTTTATAAATCCATCTAAAATTACAAAAGGGGCTTCTGTTACTTTGGGTGGGGTTGTAGTATTAAAAAACAGTGCCCCAAAGAGTTGTGAGTTGTTTTTGGATGTGAAAACAGAGAAAATAAAGGTAAATTGGGGGATAGAATCTCCTAAAATGAGGCAAATGTATCCAGACAGTATAAATTCTTCTCACAGCAGGTTCAAGGTGAATTTTATTTGGCCTAAAGGGGTAGACGCTGTAGCTTTAATTTTAAGGCTTCCAGACGGCATTTCGATCCCTTTGATTGAATTATGTTTAGACAAACCAATTGAGATTAAAGAAATTACTATTGAACCTAACAATAGACTAATCTTTGATATTGGTGCATATAATGGTAATGATACTGCATATTATTTAGCTAAAGGTTTTAGAGTGGTAGCAGTGGAGGCAAATCCTGAATTAGCAAAACTATTAGAGGAAAGGTTCTTCACACATATTAAAGCAAATAGACTTATATTAATCAATAAAGCTATTCATTACAGTCAAACTGTAGTAGAATTTATTGTTAATCCAGAGCGTTTAGAATGGAGTTCTGCAAGTGGTGCTAGTAAAGCAAAAACATCAAAAAGTTACGCATTAAAAATACCAGCAATTAAACTTTCTGATTTGATAACTATGATTGGTGAACGTCCATATTACATAAAAATTGATATTGAGGGAGGTGAGCATGATGCACTTATGTCTTTAAGAGAGATTCCTAAAGATTACCTTCCAAATTATATCTCTATTGAATTAAATCCTAAGCTATGGGATAACATAGAAATTTTATACGAATTAGGATATCGAAGATTTCAATTAGTAAGACAGGGCAAACCTTTTCTACCTGCTCCAAGATGGCCAAGCCAAGAAGGATTAGATTTTAGGTGTGTTTTTGGGTATGATATGAGTGGTCCTTTTGGTTTAGATCTTCCAGAAAATAAATGGGTAGGATTGGCAGATATTATCAGACAAATAATAGAAGCACAAAAAAATATGGCAGATAGAGTGTCTAAAGGGGAGCGTCCAGGCTGGTATGATTTACACTGTTCATTTTAG
- a CDS encoding glycosyltransferase family 2 protein, translating into MNNKAFLNRLRKSLKKIFLNKSKMSKGEKLMFNEFDPEWFRKQYNINETDKRKLFEIYKKLVKTHQVSPNPFFDEKSYLQNNPDVREAVLKGQFLCGFEHFVLYGRNEGRRVNYVNNVNLDFVSDYENVELIKEIFSEEEKLVGYIDHIRTFYIYGWIVDKENLDDNVEFVVSIDGKPVVKGVANLFRQDLLNAGIGNGRYGFKIGLPLIFFDDDDHLITISVKDKKIISKTFFLNQLPFTMFYIYLYNNNSHFDTSKESLTKTKIIIQNSSQQQEVYANSVLRSYDFIEVIEVEVPSLIWNFFEDEELIIRVVANEKEFKTFKLKREEILEKFEKFLAEIDTLPLDDFEIQYKVLHTLEHLSCSNLVNELSEQAKISLCRLIERLNLWYLFKDKIDLTTFSQLFVKSFKLDNKFLLLNKLLKQLNLELVLNFKDKNIGPEHSNLVYSIVQKQILHNPTTIYLFMRFPELKYYICLTLINLFCLFEADLNFLNKIMPLSQVKEKLKNSKDAFSLSLRMSLEINDENFEAVEQILYELPKSKGWLNAPCILYTIKKVKEAFLTQKIDAKALDKLIYAYIYFLDNFEKEDRWFSRLYNVNLIQGLVEILHLYYYLPEWTKKDLIEATIRVYGLCPEFWRLYKLNNLKISELEISFNRFNNIANFWEKDSFEEQDTYYLNLYSDLIFFKRYNNVDVYQILREILIYILSNKSLKMEIKKLYLSLLDNYEDLVGILSHPLIDEETYNELISTYHSKLPGEILKLYPVPKSSYQESLLELGKRILNKEFDYAVKLADSLLYSTSFSLEDSLIAVDFLNYYAITTKNELLLERVLSKLITMLEGISAQNPLLLSILYRIFNSENLNSKNLDAYLIMIEDIVKEKLGGEYLDLIEFTKNNPHPFLKDNYFSDTLVVVYSCQKNLSTRIKTIKETWLKDLEKYKIPYIICVGGSEKLELKDNVLYLPVPDEYEFLPQKSLALYEWIFYNTQFMYVYKIDDDSLLNAEWFFSMLSYRKHNYYGRIVKRNIGGTDRSWHQQKSKNILYRTKIDKSYEPSIYAEGSTGYSLSRIAIDKLIKIRKSEIGQIIENNSIMEDKLVGDLLKTAGITPQNENYLTYIRRKTFANATPVGIWENRYFSSKIFPAVMVHLDNEEDIKRAYEVSKTNQLKPYKVYPTCHATAIFSKEVYDYYGNGLEMLSSKNNLIKCISEDRHLIAVVRNEKSIIHHFLNHYRKLGIKAFFIVDNLSDDGTREYLLEQPDVVLFSTDMPYKHSHYGVLWQQAIMSNFSRGKWVLLVDADEFLIYEDWKTKSISQFIKEMEEGGYECLRADLIEFYPKKLEDADFEKFAPFDVCKYYDKEPFIFTFYGGSFDTKVSTVSSLRYRLASDVANLHDFTASKFPLFKYKPWIRLSEGIHFIGGVPSYKILEFKAVLAHFKFNNKFPEKVKTEVIRKQHFEEAREYKKYLIALSKGEDILYDPDVSVEYVDSKSLLKSIWRFKNDN; encoded by the coding sequence ATGAACAATAAAGCTTTTTTAAACAGACTAAGAAAATCTTTAAAGAAAATCTTCCTTAATAAGTCAAAGATGAGTAAAGGTGAAAAATTAATGTTTAATGAATTTGATCCTGAATGGTTCAGAAAACAATACAATATTAATGAAACTGATAAGAGAAAATTATTTGAAATTTACAAGAAACTTGTAAAGACACATCAAGTATCTCCTAATCCTTTTTTTGATGAAAAATCATATCTTCAGAATAATCCCGATGTCAGAGAAGCTGTCTTAAAAGGACAGTTTCTTTGTGGCTTTGAACATTTTGTTTTATACGGTAGAAATGAAGGAAGACGTGTTAATTATGTAAATAATGTAAATTTAGATTTTGTTTCGGATTATGAAAATGTTGAATTAATAAAGGAAATTTTTTCTGAAGAGGAAAAGCTGGTTGGATATATTGATCATATAAGAACCTTTTACATTTATGGGTGGATAGTTGATAAAGAAAATTTAGACGACAATGTAGAATTCGTTGTTTCAATAGATGGAAAACCTGTCGTTAAGGGTGTAGCAAATTTGTTTAGACAGGATCTTTTGAATGCGGGAATAGGAAATGGAAGGTATGGGTTTAAAATTGGTTTGCCCTTAATTTTTTTTGATGATGATGACCATCTTATAACTATAAGTGTAAAAGACAAAAAAATAATTTCAAAAACTTTCTTCCTAAATCAGTTACCTTTTACTATGTTTTATATTTATTTATACAATAATAACTCTCATTTTGACACTTCTAAGGAATCACTAACCAAAACAAAAATTATAATACAAAATTCTTCACAACAACAGGAAGTATATGCTAATTCAGTGTTGAGATCGTATGATTTTATAGAAGTTATAGAAGTAGAAGTTCCTTCACTTATTTGGAATTTTTTTGAGGATGAAGAACTAATTATTAGAGTTGTTGCTAATGAAAAGGAATTTAAAACATTCAAGCTGAAAAGGGAAGAAATATTAGAAAAATTTGAAAAATTCCTTGCTGAAATTGATACATTACCGTTGGATGATTTTGAAATACAATATAAAGTGCTTCATACATTGGAACATTTATCATGTTCTAATTTGGTTAATGAATTATCAGAACAAGCTAAAATTTCTTTGTGTAGATTAATAGAGAGATTGAACCTTTGGTATCTTTTTAAAGATAAAATAGATCTGACTACTTTTAGCCAACTTTTTGTTAAATCTTTTAAACTTGATAATAAGTTTTTATTGCTAAATAAACTTTTAAAACAGCTCAACTTAGAACTTGTATTGAATTTTAAAGATAAAAATATAGGACCAGAACATAGTAATTTGGTTTATTCCATAGTTCAAAAACAAATTCTTCATAATCCTACGACTATTTATCTTTTTATGCGTTTTCCTGAATTAAAATACTACATTTGTTTAACACTGATTAATTTATTTTGTTTGTTTGAAGCAGATTTGAATTTTCTAAATAAAATTATGCCGTTATCTCAGGTAAAGGAAAAGTTGAAAAATTCAAAAGATGCCTTTAGCTTATCTTTAAGAATGAGTTTGGAAATAAACGATGAAAATTTTGAAGCTGTAGAGCAAATTTTATATGAACTACCTAAATCTAAAGGTTGGCTTAATGCTCCTTGCATTTTATACACAATTAAAAAAGTAAAGGAAGCTTTCTTAACTCAGAAAATTGATGCAAAAGCTTTAGATAAACTGATTTATGCTTATATTTATTTCTTAGATAACTTTGAGAAAGAGGATCGTTGGTTCTCTAGGCTATATAATGTTAATTTAATCCAAGGATTAGTAGAGATTCTTCATCTTTATTATTATCTTCCAGAATGGACAAAAAAGGATCTAATTGAAGCAACTATTAGAGTTTATGGACTGTGTCCAGAATTTTGGCGTTTGTATAAACTTAATAACCTTAAAATTAGTGAATTGGAGATTTCATTTAATAGGTTTAATAATATCGCCAATTTTTGGGAGAAAGATAGTTTTGAAGAACAGGACACTTACTATTTGAACTTATATTCAGATTTGATATTCTTTAAAAGGTATAATAATGTTGATGTTTATCAAATTCTAAGAGAAATATTGATATATATACTTAGCAACAAAAGCTTAAAAATGGAAATTAAGAAGCTTTATCTCTCCCTTTTGGATAACTATGAAGATTTGGTAGGTATTTTATCCCATCCTTTAATTGATGAAGAGACCTATAATGAACTTATCTCAACTTATCATTCAAAGTTGCCAGGAGAAATTCTAAAACTTTATCCCGTCCCTAAATCTTCCTATCAAGAAAGTTTATTAGAATTAGGAAAGAGAATTTTAAACAAAGAGTTTGATTATGCGGTGAAATTGGCAGATTCGTTGTTGTATTCCACATCCTTTTCATTAGAGGACAGTCTTATCGCTGTTGATTTCTTGAATTATTATGCTATTACAACTAAGAATGAATTACTACTAGAAAGGGTTTTATCAAAGCTTATTACGATGTTAGAAGGAATTTCTGCACAGAATCCTCTCTTGTTATCCATTCTTTATAGAATATTTAATTCAGAAAACCTTAATTCTAAGAATTTGGATGCGTATTTAATAATGATTGAAGATATAGTTAAAGAAAAGCTTGGAGGGGAGTATTTAGATTTAATAGAGTTTACTAAAAATAATCCTCATCCATTTTTAAAAGATAACTACTTCTCGGATACTTTAGTTGTTGTCTATTCTTGTCAAAAAAATTTATCAACAAGGATAAAAACCATTAAAGAAACTTGGTTGAAAGACTTAGAAAAGTATAAGATTCCATATATAATTTGTGTTGGAGGTTCTGAAAAATTAGAGTTGAAAGATAATGTTTTATATCTTCCTGTCCCTGATGAATACGAATTTTTACCACAAAAAAGTTTAGCTCTATACGAGTGGATATTTTATAATACACAATTTATGTATGTCTATAAAATTGACGATGATTCCCTTTTGAATGCTGAATGGTTTTTCTCAATGTTATCGTATAGAAAACATAATTATTATGGAAGAATAGTTAAAAGAAATATCGGAGGTACCGACAGATCTTGGCATCAACAAAAATCCAAAAATATTTTATATAGAACAAAAATAGATAAGTCATACGAACCATCTATCTATGCAGAAGGTTCAACTGGTTATTCCCTTTCTCGTATCGCTATAGACAAACTTATAAAAATTAGAAAATCAGAAATTGGACAGATAATAGAAAACAATTCTATTATGGAAGATAAGCTGGTGGGAGATTTGCTTAAAACAGCAGGTATTACACCACAAAACGAGAATTACTTAACTTATATTAGAAGAAAGACCTTTGCTAATGCAACACCTGTAGGTATTTGGGAAAATAGATATTTTTCTTCAAAAATTTTCCCTGCTGTTATGGTGCATTTAGATAATGAAGAAGATATCAAAAGAGCGTATGAAGTATCAAAAACCAATCAATTAAAGCCTTATAAGGTTTATCCAACTTGTCATGCTACTGCTATATTTAGTAAGGAAGTTTATGATTATTATGGAAATGGACTTGAAATGCTTTCAAGTAAGAACAACTTGATAAAATGTATCTCTGAAGACAGACACTTGATAGCTGTTGTAAGAAACGAGAAAAGTATAATACATCACTTTTTGAATCATTACAGAAAGTTAGGCATTAAGGCTTTTTTCATAGTGGACAATTTATCAGATGATGGAACAAGAGAGTATTTATTAGAACAACCTGATGTTGTTCTTTTTTCAACAGATATGCCATACAAACATTCTCACTATGGAGTTCTATGGCAACAAGCTATTATGTCTAATTTTTCCAGGGGTAAGTGGGTATTGTTAGTAGATGCGGATGAGTTTTTGATTTATGAAGATTGGAAAACTAAAAGTATTAGCCAATTTATAAAAGAAATGGAAGAAGGAGGTTATGAGTGTCTCAGAGCGGATTTAATAGAATTTTATCCCAAAAAATTGGAAGATGCAGATTTTGAGAAGTTTGCTCCCTTTGATGTTTGTAAGTATTATGACAAAGAACCGTTTATTTTTACATTTTATGGAGGGTCCTTTGATACCAAAGTTTCCACTGTTTCATCGTTAAGATATAGACTTGCATCTGATGTTGCGAATCTTCATGATTTCACAGCTTCTAAATTTCCATTATTCAAATACAAACCATGGATTAGACTATCAGAGGGGATCCATTTTATAGGTGGTGTTCCTTCTTACAAGATCCTTGAGTTTAAAGCTGTTCTTGCACATTTTAAGTTTAATAATAAATTCCCTGAAAAGGTCAAAACAGAGGTGATAAGGAAACAACATTTTGAAGAAGCAAGAGAATATAAAAAGTATCTTATTGCTCTGTCAAAAGGAGAAGATATTTTATATGATCCAGATGTTAGTGTTGAGTATGTTGATAGTAAAAGTTTATTAAAAAGCATATGGAGGTTCAAAAATGACAACTAA
- a CDS encoding class I SAM-dependent methyltransferase: MTTKPFIIWTLRRTGGTNFTNWLTKLTGLKSPEHEPFNLDRQYGYVSKKFLETKDYEQLKEEILRILEEPQIIKHCVETVPEEVSFALAEVACKVGYAHLFLYRKDSTNRLLSLYFAEHTGIWGPNMKKEIPKEIFDKTIPIQELIDQEKRDRFQIYAIFTFLKELNSKVFSISFEDIYQIDESIAFEKCYKIIKELGIAKNEEQLKKEFRSLREQGYQGTREYYKELKGSEELSKEIQELPPFSLEEESRRLDVFTFKLKPDIEYINSLGYVSFPDGEIKRLYDRRWILQYAPKEGVGAELGVYRGHFAEILVRELKPKRIYLVDRWRKFGEKFSWGQNSPYTGFGKLTTKYALEETKLRMLPYLDSSNVVIVEGLIEDFLKLVPEKLDWVYLDSSHSYEATLRELKLISLILKPDGVIMGDDFNPNPTHQHHGVFRAIHEFIKDGGWGLIACGPAGQWCLKRVYGINIKYPLNALGEIDNRFVEVLVIDQKPQVFERDKRFSIGGVVILKKEFNQTNFKILAQDAEGEKDVKWFINSPYYASLYPENPNAQKARFLAENLIIKEAIKFYLVDLKNNERALLFEIT, encoded by the coding sequence ATGACAACTAAGCCTTTCATAATCTGGACACTACGTAGGACAGGAGGAACAAACTTTACGAATTGGCTTACTAAGTTAACTGGTTTAAAATCTCCAGAGCATGAACCCTTTAACCTTGATAGGCAATATGGTTACGTATCCAAAAAATTTCTTGAAACAAAAGATTATGAACAATTAAAAGAAGAGATTTTGAGAATTTTAGAAGAGCCACAAATAATTAAGCATTGTGTTGAAACCGTTCCCGAAGAAGTTTCCTTTGCACTGGCGGAAGTGGCTTGCAAGGTAGGATATGCTCATCTTTTTCTTTACCGAAAAGACTCTACTAATCGTCTTCTATCTCTATATTTTGCCGAACATACTGGCATATGGGGACCTAATATGAAAAAGGAAATTCCAAAGGAAATTTTTGATAAAACTATTCCGATACAAGAGCTAATAGATCAAGAGAAAAGGGATAGATTCCAAATTTATGCTATTTTTACCTTTTTAAAAGAGTTAAATTCTAAGGTATTCTCAATAAGCTTTGAAGACATATACCAAATTGATGAAAGTATTGCATTTGAAAAATGCTATAAGATAATTAAAGAACTTGGTATTGCTAAGAATGAAGAACAGCTTAAAAAGGAATTTAGGTCTTTGCGAGAGCAAGGATATCAAGGGACAAGAGAATATTACAAAGAATTAAAAGGATCGGAAGAACTCTCAAAGGAAATTCAAGAACTCCCACCTTTTAGTTTAGAAGAAGAAAGTAGAAGACTTGATGTATTTACTTTTAAGCTCAAACCTGATATTGAATACATAAACTCATTAGGTTATGTTAGTTTCCCTGATGGAGAGATAAAAAGACTTTATGACAGGAGATGGATTTTGCAATATGCACCAAAGGAAGGAGTTGGAGCGGAGTTAGGGGTTTATAGAGGACACTTTGCTGAAATCTTGGTAAGGGAACTTAAGCCAAAAAGAATTTACCTTGTTGATAGATGGAGAAAATTTGGAGAGAAATTTTCGTGGGGCCAAAATAGCCCATATACTGGTTTTGGGAAGCTAACTACAAAATATGCACTTGAGGAAACAAAGTTAAGAATGTTGCCTTATTTAGATTCCAGTAATGTAGTTATAGTTGAGGGGCTAATTGAGGATTTTCTTAAGCTGGTTCCGGAGAAATTAGATTGGGTCTATTTAGATAGCTCTCATTCTTATGAAGCTACACTTAGAGAGCTAAAGCTGATCTCTCTGATATTAAAACCTGATGGAGTTATCATGGGAGATGATTTCAATCCCAACCCCACTCATCAACATCATGGTGTATTTAGAGCAATACATGAGTTTATTAAGGATGGAGGGTGGGGATTAATAGCTTGTGGACCTGCTGGTCAATGGTGTCTTAAGAGAGTGTACGGTATTAACATTAAATACCCATTGAATGCTTTAGGTGAAATAGATAATAGGTTTGTTGAGGTTTTGGTTATAGACCAAAAACCCCAAGTGTTTGAAAGGGATAAAAGATTCAGTATTGGAGGAGTAGTTATTCTAAAGAAAGAATTTAATCAAACCAATTTTAAAATCTTAGCTCAGGACGCGGAAGGAGAGAAGGATGTAAAATGGTTTATAAATTCACCATATTATGCCAGTTTGTATCCAGAAAATCCAAATGCACAGAAAGCTCGGTTTTTAGCAGAAAATCTTATTATTAAAGAAGCGATCAAATTTTATTTGGTAGACTTAAAAAATAATGAAAGAGCTTTACTTTTTGAAATAACCTAA
- the rfbD gene encoding dTDP-4-dehydrorhamnose reductase: MRFLVVGAGGQLGREFSKHLSLQGLEFLALKRSDLDVSRFDDVYRLVRDYRPKVVINCSAYNQVDLAETEVIKAFSVNAVGPYNLAIACKEVKARLVHYSTDYVFDGTKQGLYTEEDAPNPLSQYGKSKLLGEELIKQVLEDSYLIFRVSWVYGEGTQNFIYKLLQWAKDREVLHIAFNEVSVPTYTGFIVEKTLKALDKGLHGLYHLVPRGYTSRYEWAKLALKLLGINKLLIPVQKEIFNLPAKRPDFSAMSCKKIEKELGEEFEEWMELFKQV, translated from the coding sequence ATGAGGTTTTTAGTAGTCGGTGCAGGCGGACAGCTTGGAAGGGAGTTTTCAAAGCATTTATCTTTACAAGGTTTAGAATTTTTAGCTTTAAAAAGATCAGATCTTGACGTTTCACGATTTGACGACGTTTATCGTTTAGTAAGAGATTACAGGCCAAAGGTGGTTATAAATTGCTCAGCATACAATCAGGTAGATTTAGCAGAAACCGAAGTTATAAAAGCTTTTAGTGTAAATGCCGTAGGACCTTACAACTTAGCCATAGCTTGCAAGGAAGTTAAAGCAAGGCTTGTCCATTATTCCACTGACTACGTCTTTGACGGGACAAAGCAAGGGCTATACACCGAAGAGGACGCTCCAAACCCTTTAAGTCAGTATGGAAAAAGCAAGCTCTTAGGGGAGGAGTTAATAAAACAGGTTCTTGAGGACAGTTATTTGATCTTTCGTGTAAGCTGGGTTTACGGAGAGGGGACTCAAAACTTTATCTACAAGCTTTTGCAGTGGGCAAAAGACAGAGAGGTATTGCATATAGCCTTTAACGAAGTTTCAGTGCCAACCTACACAGGATTTATAGTAGAGAAGACTCTAAAAGCTCTTGATAAGGGCTTACATGGACTTTACCATCTTGTGCCAAGAGGTTATACCTCTCGCTACGAGTGGGCAAAGCTTGCTCTAAAGCTTTTAGGAATAAACAAACTGCTAATCCCGGTGCAAAAGGAGATCTTTAATCTTCCTGCCAAAAGGCCAGACTTTTCTGCCATGAGCTGTAAAAAAATAGAAAAAGAGCTTGGAGAAGAGTTTGAGGAGTGGATGGAGCTGTTTAAACAAGTGTAA
- the rfbB gene encoding dTDP-glucose 4,6-dehydratase, translating to MKILITGGAGFIGSAFTKLAVKRGMEVAVLDALTYAGDLERLREVEGQYVFYHADLTDREKVFNIFEDFRPEVVVHFAAESHVDRSILDPLRFVRSNVEGTLNLLDASKEFKVERFINISTDEVYGELGDDGQFTEESPLAPNSPYSVSKASADMLGRAYYRTYKLPVITLRPSNNYGPWQYPEKFIPVVILRALKDEPIPVYGNGFNVRQWLYVEDCASAVMVAIERGKVGEIYNIPGPDERRNIEVVKTILRLMGKPESLITFVKDRPGHDFRYFMSLDKVKRELDWEPKVGFEEGIKETIKWYINNLEWVKKKERELYDLWEKVYK from the coding sequence ATGAAGATTCTAATTACAGGTGGAGCAGGTTTTATAGGTAGTGCCTTTACAAAGTTAGCGGTAAAAAGGGGGATGGAAGTTGCAGTTTTAGATGCTTTAACCTACGCCGGAGACTTAGAAAGGCTTCGCGAAGTAGAAGGGCAGTATGTGTTTTATCATGCGGACCTAACAGATAGAGAAAAGGTATTTAACATCTTTGAAGACTTTAGACCAGAAGTTGTAGTTCATTTTGCTGCAGAAAGTCATGTAGATAGAAGCATACTTGACCCTTTAAGGTTCGTAAGGTCAAACGTGGAAGGCACTTTAAACCTCTTAGATGCTTCAAAGGAGTTTAAAGTCGAAAGATTTATCAACATATCTACCGATGAAGTATACGGAGAGTTGGGGGATGATGGACAGTTTACCGAGGAGTCGCCCTTAGCTCCCAATTCTCCCTACTCAGTGAGTAAAGCCTCAGCAGACATGCTTGGACGGGCTTACTACAGAACCTACAAACTACCTGTAATAACCCTTAGACCTTCAAACAACTACGGTCCATGGCAGTATCCGGAAAAATTTATTCCTGTAGTCATTTTAAGAGCCTTAAAAGATGAACCTATTCCAGTTTACGGAAATGGTTTTAACGTAAGGCAGTGGCTTTATGTGGAAGACTGTGCATCTGCGGTGATGGTAGCGATAGAGAGAGGAAAAGTAGGAGAAATATACAACATACCTGGACCAGATGAAAGAAGAAACATTGAGGTGGTAAAGACAATACTTAGGTTGATGGGGAAGCCGGAGAGTTTAATAACCTTTGTTAAAGACCGCCCTGGGCATGACTTTCGCTATTTCATGAGCTTAGACAAAGTAAAGAGAGAGCTTGATTGGGAACCAAAGGTAGGGTTTGAAGAAGGTATTAAGGAAACCATAAAGTGGTATATAAACAACTTAGAATGGGTAAAAAAGAAGGAAAGAGAGCTTTACGACCTTTGGGAGAAGGTTTATAAATGA
- the galE gene encoding UDP-glucose 4-epimerase GalE, with protein MDKIIVTGGAGYIGSHVVKMLGKMGYDVLTIDNLSKGHKEAVLYGKLAVVDLSNKMEVEKIIKFFKPDIVMHFAGFIEVAESVLNPAKYYENNVLNTFNLLDILVKNNVNKFIFSSSAAVYGNPQEVPIKETCPTNPINPYGYSKLFIEKMLQDFDYAYGLKYVSLRYFNAAGADPEGQIGESHNPETHLIPLVLKAAKGEIEKVKIFGTDYPTTDGTCIRDYIHVCDLTEVHILALKYLFDTNQSAIFNCGYGYGYSVKEVISKAKKVTGIDFPVEETHRREGDPPILVADSTKLKKEFNWAPKFDDLEYIIKTAWNWEMNRKF; from the coding sequence ATGGATAAAATTATTGTTACTGGAGGTGCTGGGTATATTGGTAGTCATGTGGTGAAAATGCTCGGTAAAATGGGATACGATGTTTTAACAATTGACAATCTCTCAAAAGGTCATAAAGAAGCAGTTTTATATGGTAAACTTGCAGTAGTTGATTTATCTAACAAAATGGAGGTAGAAAAAATTATTAAGTTCTTTAAACCTGATATAGTGATGCATTTTGCTGGTTTTATAGAGGTTGCTGAATCAGTTTTAAATCCAGCAAAGTATTATGAGAATAATGTTCTTAACACTTTCAATTTATTGGATATTCTTGTCAAAAATAATGTTAATAAGTTTATCTTCTCTTCATCTGCTGCAGTTTATGGCAACCCTCAAGAAGTTCCCATAAAAGAAACCTGTCCTACAAATCCTATAAACCCATACGGCTATTCAAAGCTATTTATTGAGAAAATGTTACAAGATTTTGATTATGCTTATGGATTAAAGTATGTTTCTTTAAGATATTTTAATGCTGCAGGAGCTGACCCTGAGGGACAAATAGGAGAATCACATAATCCTGAAACTCATCTTATTCCTTTAGTGCTTAAAGCAGCTAAAGGAGAGATAGAAAAAGTTAAAATTTTTGGGACAGATTATCCTACAACAGACGGCACATGTATAAGAGATTATATTCATGTGTGTGATTTAACAGAGGTTCACATATTAGCTCTTAAATATTTGTTTGATACCAATCAAAGCGCTATTTTTAATTGTGGTTATGGATATGGATATTCTGTGAAAGAGGTTATAAGTAAAGCAAAAAAAGTAACAGGTATAGATTTTCCTGTTGAGGAAACTCATAGAAGAGAAGGAGACCCTCCTATTCTTGTGGCAGATAGCACTAAACTTAAAAAAGAATTTAATTGGGCTCCTAAATTTGATGATCTCGAATATATAATTAAAACTGCTTGGAATTGGGAAATGAATAGAAAATTTTAG
- the rfbC gene encoding dTDP-4-dehydrorhamnose 3,5-epimerase: protein MPFEFEPLQIPEVILIKPKLFSDDRGFFLETYKRSDFERAGIGFDFIQDNHSGSKKGVLRGLHYQKRPAVQGKLVRCIRGVIFDVAVDIRIGSPTFGKWVGVYLSEENRHMLWIPPGFAHGFLVVSDYAEVIYKVSHSEYSPTHDAGILWNDPDIGIEWPTNLVERVILSEKDAKLPKLKDLSKEDLL from the coding sequence ATGCCTTTTGAATTTGAACCCTTACAGATTCCTGAAGTAATACTGATTAAACCAAAGCTTTTTTCCGATGACAGAGGATTCTTTCTTGAAACCTATAAAAGGTCCGACTTTGAAAGGGCAGGAATTGGTTTTGATTTTATTCAGGACAACCATTCTGGGTCCAAGAAGGGAGTTTTGAGAGGTCTACACTATCAAAAGCGTCCTGCGGTTCAAGGAAAGTTGGTAAGGTGCATAAGGGGTGTCATATTTGACGTTGCGGTGGATATAAGGATTGGAAGTCCCACTTTTGGGAAATGGGTAGGAGTCTATCTTTCGGAAGAAAACAGGCATATGCTTTGGATTCCACCTGGTTTTGCCCATGGATTTTTGGTGGTGTCCGATTATGCAGAAGTGATCTACAAAGTCTCCCACAGCGAATATTCACCTACTCATGATGCGGGTATCTTGTGGAACGATCCAGACATTGGCATAGAGTGGCCCACTAATCTTGTGGAAAGGGTGATTCTTTCCGAAAAAGACGCAAAGCTACCAAAACTAAAGGACCTTTCAAAGGAGGACTTACTGTAA